The Planktothrix sp. FACHB-1365 genome includes a region encoding these proteins:
- a CDS encoding sugar porter family MFS transporter: MTVHHPPALNQPSAYYVLMLAIVAALGGFLFGFDTAVINGAVGALGKEFQANSSQIGLAVSSALLGSAVGAFFAGQIADRYGRIKVMISAAGLFLISAVGSGIAFTIWDFMVWRLVGGLAVGAASVIAPAYIAEVSPAHLRGRLGSLQQLAIVIGIFAALLSNYFIVLAAGSAEAPFWFNIPAWRWMFWAEIPPAILYGIGALKIPESPRYLVAQGREAEAEVILARVVGGDIQAKVMEIRASVVRETKPRLSDLLGRHGLLPVVWIGTGLSVLQQLVGINVIFYYSSVLWQAVGFSEQDSLWITVITSVTNIVTTLVAIAVVDKFGRKPLLILGSIGMTITLGTLATVFGSAPLDAAGNPNLTGNAGLIALFAANIYVFCFGFSWGPVVWVMLGEMFNNRIRGAALSVAATAQWIANFVVSTTFPPLKDVGLGFAYGLYATAAAISLFFVLLLIKETRGKELEEMV; encoded by the coding sequence ATGACGGTTCACCATCCTCCTGCTTTAAATCAACCCAGTGCTTATTATGTACTGATGCTGGCAATTGTGGCAGCCCTTGGCGGTTTCTTGTTTGGTTTTGATACCGCCGTCATTAATGGTGCTGTCGGAGCGTTAGGGAAAGAGTTTCAAGCCAATAGTTCACAAATCGGATTGGCAGTCTCTTCTGCCTTATTAGGGTCAGCCGTCGGAGCCTTCTTTGCAGGCCAGATCGCTGATCGCTACGGACGAATTAAAGTCATGATCTCGGCTGCTGGACTGTTTTTAATCAGTGCGGTGGGCTCTGGTATTGCCTTCACCATTTGGGATTTCATGGTTTGGCGATTAGTAGGAGGGTTAGCCGTTGGGGCGGCGAGTGTGATTGCTCCAGCTTATATTGCAGAAGTCTCACCCGCCCATCTGCGGGGTCGCCTCGGTTCTCTCCAACAGCTTGCGATTGTGATCGGTATTTTTGCCGCGTTACTTTCTAACTACTTTATTGTGTTAGCGGCTGGAAGTGCCGAAGCACCGTTTTGGTTCAATATTCCGGCTTGGCGCTGGATGTTTTGGGCAGAGATCCCTCCGGCTATCCTCTACGGAATTGGAGCCCTGAAAATTCCTGAATCTCCCCGTTATTTAGTCGCTCAAGGTCGAGAAGCAGAAGCGGAGGTGATCTTAGCGCGAGTGGTTGGGGGAGATATTCAAGCTAAAGTGATGGAGATTCGAGCCTCCGTCGTGCGAGAAACCAAGCCTCGATTGTCAGATTTGCTAGGTCGTCACGGACTATTACCGGTGGTGTGGATTGGAACAGGGTTATCCGTGCTGCAACAGTTAGTGGGAATTAACGTAATTTTCTATTACAGCAGTGTGTTGTGGCAAGCTGTGGGCTTTTCTGAACAGGATTCTTTGTGGATTACGGTAATTACCAGTGTTACTAATATTGTCACAACTCTCGTTGCTATTGCTGTGGTGGATAAGTTTGGCCGCAAACCGTTATTGATTCTGGGTTCAATTGGTATGACTATCACGTTAGGAACTCTGGCGACTGTGTTTGGCAGTGCGCCCCTAGATGCGGCTGGAAATCCCAATTTAACCGGAAACGCTGGACTCATTGCCCTATTCGCTGCGAATATCTACGTTTTTTGTTTCGGCTTTTCTTGGGGCCCGGTGGTGTGGGTGATGTTAGGAGAAATGTTTAATAATCGGATTCGCGGTGCCGCTCTTTCGGTAGCAGCGACAGCCCAATGGATCGCTAATTTCGTGGTCTCCACAACATTTCCGCCCCTCAAGGATGTGGGGTTAGGGTTTGCTTACGGTTTATATGCAACGGCGGCGGCGATTTCTCTATTTTTCGTTCTCCTACTCATCAAGGAAACGCGAGGTAAAGAACTCGAAGAAATGGTATAG
- a CDS encoding tetratricopeptide repeat protein gives MPKIRQFCLTLTLLLSILVLTWGNVTPLGAENLPLSSTLDGMLQQAFTATQGGEFAQAETYWTEIINQYPENPAMWSNRGNVRVSQNKLNEAISDYNQSLELAPDFPDSYLNRGVAYEGLGEWEKAIADYNKVLEINPKDAIAYNNRGNAEAGLGEWQDALLDYQTASDLDKNYSFARANYALTLYQVGQPEAAIKIMKNLVRKYPNFADMRAALTACLWDMGKPGEAESNWVAVVGLDPRYKNIDWVKTVRRWPPKVVLALNHFLNLK, from the coding sequence ATGCCTAAAATTCGCCAATTCTGTCTGACTTTAACTCTATTATTGAGTATCCTCGTCCTGACTTGGGGAAATGTCACCCCTCTGGGGGCCGAAAATCTACCCCTGTCTTCAACTTTGGATGGGATGCTTCAGCAAGCGTTTACAGCCACTCAAGGGGGTGAATTTGCTCAAGCAGAAACCTACTGGACAGAAATTATTAATCAATATCCCGAAAATCCGGCGATGTGGAGTAACCGAGGCAATGTTAGAGTTAGTCAAAATAAACTTAATGAAGCCATTTCTGATTATAATCAATCCCTAGAATTAGCGCCTGATTTTCCTGATTCCTATTTAAACCGAGGAGTAGCGTATGAAGGATTAGGAGAATGGGAAAAAGCGATCGCCGACTATAATAAAGTCTTAGAAATCAACCCCAAGGATGCGATCGCCTATAATAATCGAGGGAATGCTGAAGCGGGATTAGGAGAATGGCAAGATGCTCTTTTAGATTATCAAACCGCCAGTGATTTAGATAAAAACTATTCCTTTGCCCGTGCCAATTATGCTTTAACATTATATCAAGTCGGACAACCAGAAGCAGCGATTAAAATCATGAAAAATTTAGTGCGGAAATATCCCAATTTTGCCGATATGCGAGCCGCATTAACCGCCTGTTTATGGGATATGGGAAAACCCGGAGAAGCGGAAAGTAATTGGGTTGCTGTAGTTGGACTTGATCCCCGATATAAAAATATTGATTGGGTGAAAACCGTTAGACGATGGCCCCCAAAAGTCGTTCTGGCTTTAAATCATTTCCTAAATTTAAAATAA
- the ftsH4 gene encoding ATP-dependent zinc metalloprotease FtsH4 — translation MSVKDKPKFPRNLPIGSILFWLGVIFLIANLTLPGLFGPQIPRVPYSLFIEQVEDGQVSQVYLSQDQIRYLVKGEQEKPGQILSTTPIFDLDLPKRLEAKGVEFAAAPPPQNTWFSSLIGWVVPPLIFVGIWLAVGQFLQSRGGGIGGPQGALSISKSKAKVYVENDATKVTFKDVAGVEEAKTELEEVVEFLKTPQRFLQIGARIPKGVLLVGPPGTGKTLLAKAVAGEAGVPFFSISGSEFVELFVGAGAARVRDLFEQAKKKAPCIIFIDELDAIGKSRASGGMYGGNDEREQTLNQLLTEMDGFAAGQATVIVLAATNRPETLDPALLRPGRFDRQVLVDRPDLSGRLLILEIYAKKVKIGPDVDLKAIATRTPGFAGADLANLVNEAALLAARNKRETVSQADFAEAIERVVAGLEKKSRVLNEKEKKIVAYHEVGHAIVGAVVSGQNKVAKISIVPRGMAALGYTLQLPTEDRFLLSEEEMKAEIATLLGGRSAEEVVFGSITTGATNDLQRATDLAERMVTSYGMSKVLGPLAYEKGQQNNFLGDNMMMNPRRYVSDETAKAIDDEVKQLVEQAHQTALDILNQNKDLMEQIAQQILQTEVIEGENLQNLLNQVKYEGKIPAVIA, via the coding sequence ATGAGTGTAAAAGACAAACCTAAATTTCCTCGAAATCTTCCCATCGGAAGCATTTTATTTTGGTTGGGTGTAATCTTCTTAATTGCCAACCTGACATTACCCGGATTATTCGGGCCACAAATTCCTCGTGTTCCCTATAGTTTATTTATTGAACAAGTGGAAGATGGGCAAGTTTCTCAAGTTTATCTGAGTCAGGATCAAATTCGCTATTTAGTGAAAGGAGAACAGGAAAAACCGGGACAAATCCTATCAACAACTCCGATTTTTGATCTGGATTTACCCAAACGGTTAGAAGCCAAAGGCGTTGAATTTGCGGCTGCACCTCCTCCTCAAAATACTTGGTTTTCTAGCTTAATTGGTTGGGTAGTTCCTCCCTTAATTTTTGTGGGAATTTGGCTCGCTGTCGGACAATTTTTACAAAGCCGAGGCGGAGGAATTGGAGGGCCGCAAGGAGCACTTTCCATTAGTAAGAGTAAAGCTAAAGTTTATGTGGAAAACGATGCCACAAAAGTCACCTTTAAAGATGTGGCTGGAGTGGAAGAAGCCAAAACCGAATTAGAAGAAGTGGTGGAGTTTCTCAAGACTCCCCAACGATTTTTACAAATTGGCGCCAGAATTCCCAAAGGTGTGTTATTAGTCGGCCCTCCTGGAACTGGAAAAACCTTATTAGCTAAAGCCGTAGCCGGAGAAGCGGGTGTTCCATTCTTTAGCATTTCGGGTTCAGAATTCGTGGAATTGTTCGTGGGTGCAGGGGCGGCGCGAGTTCGAGATTTATTTGAACAAGCCAAAAAGAAAGCCCCTTGTATTATCTTTATTGATGAATTAGATGCTATTGGAAAATCGCGGGCGAGTGGCGGAATGTATGGGGGAAATGATGAACGAGAACAAACCCTCAACCAATTATTAACAGAGATGGATGGGTTTGCAGCCGGACAAGCAACGGTGATTGTTTTAGCCGCTACAAACCGCCCGGAAACTTTAGACCCTGCCTTACTGCGTCCCGGTCGATTTGATCGTCAAGTTTTAGTTGATCGTCCTGATTTATCCGGTCGGTTACTAATTTTAGAAATCTATGCTAAAAAAGTAAAAATTGGGCCGGATGTTGATTTAAAAGCGATCGCCACTCGTACCCCAGGTTTTGCGGGTGCAGATTTAGCTAATTTAGTTAATGAAGCTGCCTTATTAGCCGCTCGAAATAAACGGGAAACCGTCAGCCAAGCGGACTTTGCAGAAGCCATTGAACGGGTAGTTGCTGGATTAGAGAAAAAATCCCGTGTTCTCAATGAAAAAGAGAAGAAAATTGTGGCCTATCATGAAGTCGGTCACGCGATTGTTGGTGCAGTGGTTTCTGGTCAAAATAAAGTGGCTAAAATCTCCATTGTGCCACGCGGAATGGCAGCTTTAGGATATACCTTACAACTGCCAACCGAAGACCGTTTCTTACTCAGTGAAGAAGAAATGAAAGCCGAAATTGCCACCTTATTAGGGGGGCGTTCAGCCGAAGAAGTTGTCTTTGGAAGTATTACCACAGGGGCTACCAACGACTTACAACGGGCGACGGATTTAGCTGAACGCATGGTCACCAGTTATGGCATGAGTAAAGTATTAGGGCCGTTGGCTTATGAAAAGGGTCAACAAAACAATTTCCTCGGCGATAATATGATGATGAATCCTCGCCGTTATGTTAGTGATGAAACGGCAAAAGCCATTGATGATGAGGTGAAACAACTGGTTGAACAAGCCCATCAAACCGCTTTGGATATCCTGAATCAAAATAAAGATTTAATGGAGCAAATTGCCCAACAAATCTTACAAACGGAAGTCATTGAAGGGGAAAATCTGCAAAATTTGTTAAATCAAGTTAAGTATGAAGGCAAAATTCCCGCCGTGATCGCATAA
- the ftsH gene encoding ATP-dependent zinc metalloprotease FtsH — MSIKRRPKLPSSQKVAQILLISAGVILLGNWLLPQLTRPRFPKVPYSFFIQQIEDGKVSKVLVGENEILYQIKGENNQPETVLSTTPIFDLELPKRLEAKGVEFAASPPPKQSWLSVVLNWVIPPLILVVAFQYFMKRDPQGALSINKSKAKVFVKGQTDNITFADVAGVDEAKTELAEIVDFLKSPQRFTEIGAKIPKGVLLVGPPGTGKTLLAKAVAGEAGVPFFSISGSEFIELFVGTGAARVRDLFEQAKKKAPCIIFIDELDAIGKSRSSGSFQSGSSDEREQTLNQLLTEMDGFGVGDATVIVLAATNRPEALDAALLRPGRFDRQVLVDRPDLAGRKAVLEIYVKKVKLETDVDLHAVATRTPGFGGAELANLVNEAALLAARNQRKTVKQEDFYEAIERVVAGLEKRSRVLNEKEKKIVAYHEVGHAIVGALMPGGGKVTKISIVPRGMSALGYTLRMPTEDRFLMDELEFREQIAMLLGGRAAEELIFGTVTNGASDDLQRATELAERMVLNYGMSKALGPLAYEKAKANNFLGNADGNLRRPMSEKTAEAIDDEVKDIVNNAHQKALAILNYNRDLLDEIAGKVLETEVIEGEELQQFLEQVKPVSR; from the coding sequence ATGAGTATTAAAAGAAGACCTAAATTACCCAGTTCTCAAAAAGTTGCCCAAATCTTATTAATCTCAGCTGGGGTAATTTTACTAGGAAATTGGTTGCTTCCTCAACTGACTCGTCCTCGTTTTCCTAAAGTTCCCTATAGTTTTTTTATCCAACAAATTGAAGATGGTAAAGTCTCAAAAGTTTTAGTGGGAGAAAATGAGATCCTTTACCAAATCAAAGGAGAAAATAATCAACCGGAAACTGTCTTATCGACAACCCCAATTTTTGACTTAGAACTCCCTAAACGCTTAGAAGCCAAAGGGGTTGAATTTGCCGCTTCTCCGCCCCCGAAACAAAGTTGGTTAAGTGTTGTTTTAAATTGGGTAATTCCCCCGTTAATTTTAGTCGTTGCGTTTCAATATTTTATGAAACGAGATCCCCAAGGAGCATTATCGATTAATAAAAGTAAAGCAAAAGTTTTTGTTAAAGGTCAAACGGATAATATTACCTTTGCAGATGTCGCCGGAGTAGATGAAGCCAAAACGGAATTAGCAGAAATTGTTGATTTTTTAAAAAGTCCCCAACGGTTTACTGAAATTGGGGCAAAAATTCCCAAAGGTGTGTTATTAGTCGGCCCCCCAGGAACCGGAAAAACGTTATTAGCAAAAGCTGTAGCTGGAGAAGCCGGAGTTCCCTTTTTTAGTATATCCGGTTCGGAATTTATTGAGTTATTTGTGGGAACGGGTGCAGCAAGAGTTCGAGACTTATTTGAACAGGCGAAAAAGAAAGCTCCCTGTATTATTTTTATTGATGAATTAGATGCCATTGGTAAATCCAGAAGTAGTGGAAGTTTCCAAAGTGGCAGTAGCGATGAACGAGAACAAACCCTGAACCAATTATTAACAGAAATGGATGGGTTTGGAGTCGGAGATGCAACGGTGATTGTCTTAGCCGCTACGAACCGTCCCGAAGCTTTAGACGCGGCATTATTACGCCCAGGACGCTTTGATAGACAGGTTTTAGTAGACAGACCCGACTTAGCCGGACGCAAAGCTGTTTTAGAAATTTATGTTAAAAAAGTTAAATTAGAAACGGATGTTGATTTACACGCGGTTGCCACAAGAACCCCAGGTTTTGGGGGGGCAGAATTAGCGAATTTAGTCAATGAAGCTGCTTTATTAGCGGCTAGAAATCAACGAAAAACAGTGAAACAAGAAGATTTTTATGAAGCCATTGAACGGGTGGTTGCTGGGTTAGAAAAACGCAGTCGCGTGTTAAATGAAAAAGAGAAAAAAATTGTCGCCTATCATGAAGTCGGTCATGCCATTGTCGGGGCCTTAATGCCGGGAGGGGGAAAGGTGACTAAAATTTCCATTGTCCCCAGGGGAATGTCAGCGTTAGGGTATACCTTAAGAATGCCAACGGAAGACCGTTTTTTAATGGATGAATTGGAATTTCGCGAACAAATTGCCATGCTATTAGGGGGACGGGCGGCTGAAGAATTAATCTTTGGAACTGTTACCAATGGCGCATCGGATGACCTACAACGGGCTACGGAATTAGCCGAAAGAATGGTACTCAATTATGGCATGAGTAAAGCCTTGGGGCCGTTAGCTTATGAAAAAGCAAAAGCTAATAATTTTTTAGGGAATGCTGATGGGAATCTTCGCCGTCCCATGAGTGAAAAAACCGCAGAAGCCATTGATGATGAGGTGAAAGATATTGTTAATAATGCTCATCAAAAAGCGTTAGCAATTTTGAATTACAACCGAGACTTATTAGATGAAATTGCTGGCAAAGTATTGGAAACAGAAGTAATTGAAGGGGAGGAATTACAACAATTTTTAGAGCAGGTTAAACCTGTATCTCGATAA
- a CDS encoding phycobilisome rod-core linker polypeptide: MTLTQPVTTRHDASPEEREFVLKQIYQQVLERQLYESERKHLADLEKDFIKGKIGIRHFLKSLAVRPIYLELFYENSSNMKFIENACKHFLGRAPKNNQELHEWDDILVRHGVGALVSELVDSEEYRKSFGYFTIPYWHEHRFESASEYIENEKLGHEHAGQRGWAIPTHYQHELHIDCDGGTCVREEDKFQVQQVSPIEEVLDLSADTKMTPKHIQRLSLCVKEIAEILAFYPQPVSLKEIETDLQQKVLEYVSITNANLLFKN, from the coding sequence ATGACGTTAACTCAACCTGTAACGACTCGTCATGACGCTTCCCCAGAAGAACGAGAATTTGTTTTAAAACAGATTTATCAACAAGTTTTAGAACGGCAATTATATGAGTCTGAACGAAAGCACTTAGCTGATTTAGAAAAAGATTTTATCAAGGGAAAAATAGGCATTCGCCATTTCTTAAAAAGTTTAGCAGTTCGTCCGATTTATTTAGAGCTTTTTTATGAAAATAGCTCTAATATGAAATTTATTGAAAATGCTTGTAAACATTTTTTAGGACGAGCCCCCAAAAATAATCAAGAACTGCATGAATGGGATGATATTTTAGTTCGTCATGGGGTTGGTGCCCTGGTTTCAGAGTTAGTTGATTCTGAAGAATATCGGAAATCCTTTGGTTATTTTACCATCCCCTACTGGCATGAACATCGTTTTGAATCCGCCAGTGAATATATCGAAAATGAAAAGCTCGGTCATGAACACGCTGGACAAAGAGGGTGGGCAATTCCGACCCATTATCAACATGAATTACACATCGACTGTGATGGGGGAACTTGTGTTCGAGAGGAGGATAAATTTCAAGTTCAACAGGTATCACCTATTGAGGAAGTTTTAGATTTATCCGCCGATACCAAAATGACACCTAAGCATATTCAACGGCTATCCCTATGTGTCAAAGAAATTGCAGAAATTCTCGCATTCTATCCTCAACCTGTGAGTCTTAAAGAGATCGAAACTGACCTTCAACAAAAGGTCTTGGAGTATGTTAGTATCACTAACGCTAATTTACTCTTTAAAAATTAA
- a CDS encoding phycobilisome protein yields MPTINSTWDDLITQCDGRYLTNAELKPLHQYVQTLNARTKTYEVLRAKSAGLIKQALKKFMLSHPEIMQKHSKRCVYDMSMTMCLMSVALLRDDPHFFKESLMLWLANILAAHEKNTQCLQAYTYLQETLQEQLPSVCNQLLKPYMDIVLEVLDTPPKLMANVQRSGV; encoded by the coding sequence ATGCCAACGATTAATTCAACGTGGGATGACTTAATCACCCAATGCGACGGACGATATTTAACCAATGCAGAACTCAAACCTTTGCATCAGTACGTTCAAACATTAAATGCTCGAACTAAAACCTATGAAGTGTTGCGGGCAAAATCAGCAGGTTTAATCAAACAAGCTCTGAAGAAATTCATGCTATCTCATCCAGAAATCATGCAAAAGCATTCCAAACGCTGTGTTTATGATATGTCGATGACGATGTGTTTGATGTCTGTTGCTTTGTTACGCGATGATCCTCACTTTTTTAAGGAATCTTTAATGTTGTGGCTGGCTAATATTTTAGCCGCCCACGAGAAAAATACCCAGTGTCTTCAAGCTTATACCTATCTTCAAGAAACCTTACAAGAACAATTACCAAGTGTCTGTAACCAGTTATTAAAACCTTATATGGACATTGTTTTAGAAGTCTTAGATACTCCCCCTAAACTCATGGCAAATGTTCAACGAAGTGGTGTTTAA
- the psb28 gene encoding photosystem II reaction center protein Psb28 has product MVAKIQFSRGIDEDAIPDVRLTRSRDGSQGTATFYFLNPKALADDSTEEITGMYMIDDDGEIITREVKAKFINGKPTEIEAIHLMKSPEEWERFMLFMKRYAEANGLEFSKS; this is encoded by the coding sequence ATGGTCGCTAAAATTCAGTTTTCAAGAGGTATTGATGAAGATGCAATTCCTGATGTGCGCCTAACTCGTTCACGAGATGGGAGTCAAGGAACAGCAACATTTTATTTCCTCAATCCTAAAGCATTAGCGGATGATTCTACGGAAGAAATCACGGGAATGTATATGATTGATGATGATGGGGAAATCATAACCCGTGAGGTTAAAGCTAAGTTTATTAATGGAAAACCTACGGAAATTGAAGCGATTCATTTAATGAAATCTCCTGAAGAATGGGAACGTTTTATGTTGTTTATGAAACGTTATGCAGAAGCGAATGGGTTAGAATTTAGTAAATCCTAA
- the psbA gene encoding photosystem II q(b) protein produces the protein MTTTIQQQLKGSPWERLCNWITSTENRLYVGWFGILMIPTLLAATICFVLAFIAAPPVDIDGIREPVSGSLLYGNNIITAAVVPSSNAIGLHFYPIWEAANVDEWLYNGGPYQLIVFHFLIGIFCYMGREWELSYRLGMRPWIAVAYSAPVAAATAVLLIYSIGQGSFSDGLPLGISGTFNFMLVLQAEHNVLMHPLHMLGVMGIFGGALFCAMHGSLVTSSLVRETTENESLNCGYKFGQEGETYNIVAAHGYFGRLIFQYASFNNSRSLHFLLGAWPVVGIWCASLAVACFAFNLNGFNFNQSLLDSEGRVINTWADVINRANLGIEAMHERNVHNFPLDLASGESTPVALVAPSING, from the coding sequence ATGACAACAACCATTCAACAGCAGTTAAAAGGAAGCCCCTGGGAGCGGTTGTGCAACTGGATCACCAGCACCGAAAACCGCCTCTATGTGGGTTGGTTTGGGATTCTGATGATTCCAACTCTGCTTGCTGCTACCATCTGTTTCGTTCTAGCTTTCATTGCTGCACCTCCCGTTGATATCGACGGCATCCGCGAACCCGTGTCCGGTTCACTGCTCTACGGAAATAACATCATCACGGCTGCGGTGGTGCCGAGTTCCAATGCAATTGGTTTGCACTTTTATCCCATCTGGGAAGCCGCTAACGTCGATGAATGGCTTTATAACGGTGGCCCTTACCAACTGATTGTCTTTCACTTCCTGATCGGCATCTTTTGCTACATGGGTCGAGAGTGGGAACTCTCCTATCGCTTAGGAATGAGACCTTGGATCGCCGTTGCCTATAGTGCTCCTGTGGCGGCTGCAACTGCGGTGTTGCTGATTTATTCCATCGGTCAAGGTTCTTTCTCCGATGGTTTACCCCTGGGAATTTCCGGTACATTTAACTTTATGCTCGTTCTGCAAGCCGAACATAACGTTTTAATGCACCCCTTACATATGTTGGGTGTAATGGGAATTTTTGGTGGTGCTTTATTCTGTGCAATGCACGGATCGTTAGTGACTTCTTCTTTAGTTCGTGAAACCACCGAAAACGAATCTTTAAACTGTGGTTACAAATTCGGTCAAGAAGGAGAAACCTACAATATTGTTGCAGCCCACGGTTACTTTGGACGTTTAATCTTCCAATATGCCAGTTTCAACAACAGCCGCAGCTTACACTTCTTATTGGGAGCTTGGCCTGTAGTGGGCATCTGGTGTGCCTCTCTGGCGGTGGCTTGCTTCGCATTTAATCTGAATGGTTTTAACTTTAACCAGTCCTTACTGGATTCAGAAGGTCGCGTGATCAATACCTGGGCGGATGTGATCAACCGTGCCAACTTAGGGATTGAAGCCATGCACGAACGCAACGTCCATAACTTCCCCTTAGATTTAGCATCCGGTGAATCAACTCCTGTGGCTTTAGTTGCCCCTTCTATC
- a CDS encoding molybdenum cofactor biosynthesis protein B: MKSRVSHPDSSEIQVNCAVITVSDTRTPETDKSGQLIQQFLQNAGYPILHYQIVKDEPTEITELLKTLCQIPELNACIFNGGTGISPRDTTYDAIETLLEKTLPGFGEIFRTLSYAEIGSRAIASRAVAGVCQGKLVFSVPGSSNAVKLAMEQLIIPELAHLVQVLNQ, from the coding sequence ATGAAGTCAAGGGTTTCTCATCCAGATAGTTCAGAAATTCAGGTTAATTGTGCTGTAATTACAGTCAGTGATACTCGGACTCCAGAAACGGATAAAAGCGGCCAATTAATTCAGCAGTTTTTACAGAATGCAGGTTATCCGATTCTGCATTATCAAATTGTTAAAGATGAACCGACGGAAATCACAGAATTGTTGAAAACCCTGTGTCAAATTCCTGAACTGAATGCTTGTATTTTCAATGGGGGTACGGGAATTTCGCCACGAGATACCACCTATGATGCGATTGAGACATTATTAGAAAAAACATTACCCGGTTTTGGAGAAATTTTTAGAACATTAAGTTATGCTGAAATAGGCTCAAGGGCGATCGCTTCCCGTGCTGTTGCTGGAGTTTGTCAAGGAAAATTAGTCTTTTCGGTTCCAGGGTCTTCTAATGCGGTGAAGTTAGCAATGGAACAATTAATTATACCGGAATTAGCTCACTTAGTTCAAGTCTTAAATCAATAA